In a genomic window of Chryseobacterium sp. G0162:
- a CDS encoding RNA polymerase sigma factor: MKIKDAEIISLMQNPRTQDKGVRALMDAYQSRLYWHIRRIIVDGDLAQDTLQETFIKAYQNFHQFKNDSQLYTWLYRIATNEALQQVNKLKKMQKTDEDPEYHMQNLVADNVEGDAEEIQLLLQNAIQSLPEKQKLVFMMRYYDDLPYEEISKIVEMSVGTLKTNYHYAKQKIEEYIKENYER; this comes from the coding sequence ATGAAGATTAAGGACGCGGAGATTATTTCGTTGATGCAGAATCCACGGACACAGGATAAAGGTGTTCGTGCCTTGATGGATGCCTATCAAAGCAGATTGTACTGGCACATACGAAGAATTATTGTGGACGGAGATCTTGCCCAGGATACTTTGCAGGAAACTTTTATTAAAGCTTATCAGAATTTTCATCAGTTTAAAAACGATAGCCAGTTGTATACCTGGCTGTATAGAATTGCTACCAATGAAGCTCTACAGCAGGTTAATAAACTGAAGAAAATGCAGAAAACAGATGAAGATCCGGAGTATCATATGCAAAATCTTGTAGCAGACAATGTGGAAGGAGATGCCGAAGAAATACAGCTGTTACTGCAGAACGCCATACAAAGCCTGCCGGAAAAGCAGAAACTGGTATTTATGATGCGGTATTATGATGATTTGCCCTATGAAGAGATATCTAAAATTGTAGAGATGTCCGTAGGAACATTAAAAACAAATTATCATTATGCCAAACAGAAAATAGAAGAATATATTAAGGAAAATTACGAAAGATAA
- a CDS encoding KdsC family phosphatase, with protein sequence MSYKEKLKDIKAFVFDVDGVFTDGSVYLMPGGNMCRVMNVLDGYAVVKALKNNYLIGVITGGNDDMVKHRINYLGIQDYYPKSHNKMEDFEDFKKKYNLKNEEILTMGDDLPDIHIMENSAIAACPENAVPEVKGVADYISPIKGGSGAVRDVIEQVMKVQGNWHDDNTQSV encoded by the coding sequence ATGAGTTATAAAGAGAAATTAAAGGATATTAAGGCCTTTGTATTTGATGTAGACGGAGTTTTCACAGATGGAAGTGTTTATCTGATGCCAGGAGGAAATATGTGCAGGGTAATGAATGTACTGGATGGCTATGCAGTAGTTAAAGCCCTAAAAAACAACTATTTAATAGGAGTTATTACAGGTGGGAATGATGATATGGTAAAACATAGAATCAATTACCTTGGTATTCAGGACTATTATCCGAAATCCCATAATAAAATGGAAGATTTTGAAGATTTTAAAAAGAAGTATAACCTTAAAAATGAGGAGATTCTAACCATGGGAGATGATCTTCCGGATATTCATATCATGGAAAACTCTGCCATTGCGGCATGTCCTGAAAATGCTGTTCCTGAAGTAAAAGGAGTAGCTGATTATATTTCTCCAATAAAAGGAGGAAGCGGTGCTGTACGCGATGTCATTGAACAGGTAATGAAAGTTCAGGGGAACTGGCATGATGATAACACACAATCTGTATAA
- the tsaB gene encoding tRNA (adenosine(37)-N6)-threonylcarbamoyltransferase complex dimerization subunit type 1 TsaB has protein sequence MKILYLETSSKNCSVAVSDNEKLLCVCEEVSENYKQSESLHTYVEWALEGAGISLKDIEAVSLGKGPGSYTGLRIGAASAKGFCYGLKVPFIAINSLESMIEPFLGQNYDFIVPLIDARRMEVYTGVYDGSTGREISVTEAKILDETSFEEFRDKKVVFVGDGAKKAKDILNLPDADFREDIYPSAQYLIKKTLGKIEKKEFEDMAYFEPFYLKDFHGVKKKGS, from the coding sequence ATGAAAATTCTATATCTTGAAACATCCTCTAAAAACTGTTCGGTAGCCGTATCAGATAACGAAAAGCTGCTGTGTGTATGTGAAGAGGTTTCTGAAAACTATAAACAATCTGAAAGTCTTCATACCTATGTTGAATGGGCGCTGGAAGGCGCAGGAATATCACTGAAAGACATTGAAGCAGTTTCCTTAGGAAAAGGACCGGGTTCTTATACCGGATTAAGAATTGGAGCAGCCTCTGCAAAAGGGTTTTGTTATGGGCTGAAGGTTCCGTTTATAGCAATCAATTCTCTTGAAAGCATGATAGAGCCGTTTTTAGGGCAGAACTATGATTTTATAGTGCCATTGATCGATGCAAGAAGAATGGAGGTTTATACAGGTGTTTATGACGGTTCTACAGGGAGAGAAATTTCTGTAACGGAAGCAAAGATTTTAGATGAAACTTCCTTTGAAGAGTTTAGAGATAAGAAAGTAGTCTTTGTAGGAGATGGTGCTAAGAAGGCTAAAGATATTTTAAACCTACCTGATGCAGACTTTAGAGAAGATATTTATCCATCTGCCCAATATCTGATCAAAAAGACATTGGGGAAAATAGAAAAGAAGGAGTTTGAAGATATGGCTTACTTTGAGCCTTTTTATCTTAAAGACTTCCACGGGGTAAAGAAAAAGGGTTCATAG
- a CDS encoding Maf family protein produces the protein MKLLLASQSPRRKELLSSLGFEFEVVKIDCEEIIPESIKIEEAAAYLAELKADAFRSLTADEVLLTADTVVAIDQQILGKPKDEADAYHMLRSLSGKTHQVYTGITIKTADKVFTETDVADVTFDEITDEEIQYYIQNYKPFDKAGSYGIQEWLGMAKIKNLTGSFYTIMGLPTHMVYKILKEISAN, from the coding sequence ATGAAATTACTTTTAGCATCACAATCACCAAGAAGAAAGGAACTCCTTTCCAGCCTTGGTTTTGAATTTGAAGTGGTAAAAATCGACTGTGAGGAAATTATTCCTGAATCTATAAAAATAGAGGAAGCTGCTGCCTATTTAGCTGAATTAAAAGCAGATGCTTTCAGAAGTCTTACAGCTGATGAAGTTTTACTGACCGCTGACACTGTCGTTGCCATAGATCAGCAGATTCTGGGGAAGCCAAAGGATGAAGCAGATGCTTATCATATGCTCAGAAGCCTTTCAGGAAAAACCCATCAGGTATATACTGGAATAACCATCAAAACTGCAGATAAGGTATTTACGGAAACAGATGTTGCTGATGTGACTTTTGATGAGATCACTGATGAAGAAATTCAGTATTATATTCAAAATTACAAGCCTTTTGATAAAGCCGGAAGTTATGGTATCCAGGAATGGCTGGGAATGGCAAAAATCAAAAACCTTACAGGTAGTTTTTATACTATTATGGGGCTTCCGACCCACATGGTTTACAAAATTTTAAAAGAGATCTCCGCTAATTAA
- a CDS encoding NADAR family protein: MKYTLQNSKEKFQKKQRIKFLFFWGHTAKDEITKSCFSQWFTGNFEENGTVYKTAEHYMMAGKARLFNDAETLEKILKAASPNQVKSLGRKVKNFDPKLWDEHKYEIVKQGNLLKFSQNKKYKDFLLSTGDKILVEASPYDTIWGIGMLETDSRAENPLLWNGENLLGFALMEVRDELRG; this comes from the coding sequence ATGAAATACACCCTACAAAATAGTAAAGAGAAGTTTCAGAAGAAACAAAGAATAAAGTTTTTATTTTTCTGGGGGCATACTGCTAAAGATGAGATCACCAAGTCATGTTTTAGCCAATGGTTTACAGGAAATTTTGAAGAAAACGGGACCGTTTATAAAACGGCAGAGCATTATATGATGGCTGGTAAAGCAAGATTATTTAATGATGCTGAAACCCTGGAAAAAATATTGAAAGCTGCAAGTCCGAATCAGGTTAAAAGTCTGGGAAGAAAGGTTAAAAACTTTGATCCTAAACTTTGGGATGAACACAAATATGAGATTGTAAAACAGGGAAATCTTTTAAAATTTTCTCAGAATAAAAAGTATAAAGACTTTCTTTTGTCAACAGGAGATAAAATCCTGGTAGAAGCTAGTCCTTACGATACCATTTGGGGAATCGGGATGCTGGAAACAGATTCAAGAGCAGAAAATCCTTTATTATGGAACGGAGAAAACCTATTAGGATTTGCTTTGATGGAAGTAAGAGACGAATTAAGAGGGTAA
- a CDS encoding SDR family NAD(P)-dependent oxidoreductase: MKTIFITGATSGIGKSTAELLAKQGNRIIICGRRHEVLESLKEELSHFTEIFSLMFDVRNLEEVETAINSLPEEWKDIDVLINNAGNAHGLDPLSSGKTDDWDSMIDGNVKGLLYVSKMIIPGMKTKNLGHIVNISSVAARQTYANGVVYCATKKAVDVISEGMRLELTEFGVKVTNIQPGAVETDFSLVRFKGDSEKAATVYTGYEALKAEDIADAIAYCVNAPKHVTIADMCIYPSAQAEPRTIYRK, from the coding sequence ATGAAAACAATATTCATCACCGGAGCTACTTCCGGTATCGGTAAATCTACAGCTGAGCTTCTGGCAAAACAGGGAAACAGAATCATCATTTGTGGAAGAAGACATGAAGTACTGGAATCTTTAAAGGAAGAATTATCTCATTTTACCGAAATTTTTAGTCTAATGTTCGATGTAAGGAATCTAGAAGAAGTAGAAACCGCAATAAATTCGCTTCCCGAAGAATGGAAAGATATTGATGTTCTGATTAATAATGCTGGGAATGCCCATGGTCTTGATCCACTTTCATCGGGAAAGACAGATGACTGGGATTCTATGATCGATGGGAATGTGAAAGGACTTCTCTATGTTTCCAAAATGATTATCCCAGGTATGAAAACTAAAAATTTAGGTCATATTGTAAATATCAGTTCTGTGGCAGCAAGGCAGACATACGCCAATGGAGTAGTGTACTGTGCTACCAAAAAAGCAGTAGACGTTATTTCTGAAGGAATGAGATTAGAGCTTACTGAATTCGGGGTCAAAGTAACCAATATCCAACCCGGAGCTGTGGAAACAGATTTTTCATTGGTAAGATTCAAAGGAGATAGCGAAAAGGCAGCAACTGTATATACAGGATACGAAGCATTAAAAGCTGAAGATATTGCAGATGCTATTGCTTACTGTGTAAATGCTCCCAAACATGTTACCATTGCCGATATGTGTATTTATCCAAGTGCTCAGGCAGAACCAAGAACAATCTACAGAAAATAG
- a CDS encoding NUDIX hydrolase, whose product MESPKKLQDIKVAVDAVIFGYFDKKDLQILLIKRNIEPFKGGWALPGGLVLDDENLDDAVKRELHEEAGIKPDFLEQLYTFGNVGRDPRNRVVSVAYLGLVNPSYHELFADSDADDAQWFSVNQLPLVAFDHKNIIDIALKRLRTKIQYQPIGFNLLNEEFPFSDLENLYKTIVGQEIDRRNFRKKIMSYGLLNETNNVKKEGSGRPGKLFTFNQEKYKELEEQGFYFEIK is encoded by the coding sequence ATGGAGTCTCCAAAAAAATTACAGGATATCAAAGTGGCTGTAGATGCAGTCATTTTCGGGTATTTCGATAAAAAAGATCTTCAAATCCTTCTGATTAAAAGAAATATTGAACCTTTTAAAGGGGGTTGGGCGCTTCCGGGTGGACTGGTTCTGGATGATGAAAACCTTGATGATGCTGTAAAAAGAGAGCTACATGAAGAGGCTGGAATAAAGCCCGATTTTTTAGAACAACTCTATACATTTGGTAACGTAGGCCGTGATCCGAGAAACAGAGTGGTTTCTGTGGCTTATCTGGGGTTGGTGAACCCTTCTTATCATGAACTCTTTGCTGACTCTGATGCAGATGATGCGCAGTGGTTCAGTGTAAATCAACTTCCTTTAGTGGCTTTTGACCACAAAAATATCATTGATATTGCTCTAAAAAGGCTTCGTACCAAAATTCAATATCAACCGATCGGCTTTAATCTTCTCAATGAAGAATTCCCTTTTTCAGACCTTGAAAACCTTTATAAAACCATCGTAGGACAGGAAATAGACCGAAGAAATTTCCGCAAAAAAATCATGAGCTACGGATTGCTTAATGAAACCAACAACGTTAAAAAAGAAGGAAGTGGAAGGCCCGGAAAACTCTTTACTTTCAATCAGGAGAAATATAAAGAACTGGAAGAACAGGGATTCTACTTCGAGATCAAATAG
- a CDS encoding tetratricopeptide repeat protein: MKKNILFLLVICLVASCATKTKKPEQRSKLLKGFSTYYNTLFNAKDALNSEFTARDKGHKDNFYAPYIPILTFEEQPLGSDLGQSTAFAENSMKMAEVANRPSGRNSGIPNIPNMPSNQGNTSSNPDGGTATKGATTLEIAEAKALKAINKYSVTRNGEEKNKQIFDAYIILAQSRIYRNKPLEAMDALNYVFTHMKDDKRIPLARIYQGVAYDKIKDYHRAHETFAKLKGDGINKTYSKLLSIYYAESLLDAGKKEDAAKELDLAFELNSNRKLKSRIAYLRGQVLENLGQNDKARESYTAAYKYSSDFEFEVKSQIAIAKTFNGKGDYNGAKNYLEGISKKGTYSSRKNEFYYALGLMANKAGKKDEAQQFFRKSLFEKVSDPQIRGLAYYEIGKSYLEKNDYIGAGTYYDSALAVMTYEPSKILLQDQSAYIKKISKNYYLIKKNDSILSLAKMDNTQRTEFFSKYIAKLKIKEEKEEQERRRAERNKGFDTGDYNANSIFANNNSNSFEDFGVTTKGFYFNNTGTVSKGTSSFKQVWGERALSDNWRFSKKMASIEDMKSEALGVTTVANPRRFEPAYYIEQIPTDQGKLALLKKDRDTASLGLGIMYQNYFTNTPLATKTLYDLVDVKPEEKVMLQALYEIFAMNYEKTPQAAERAKQILLADYPYTSYAEFARNPKNNSFVKSTEDVENEYKKAYALYEAEKFGESKEVIDQTLQKYPKDALVPKLYLLNAFNTGKASGKEVMILQLEQIALNYSKTPEGIRAKEMLNYLKSDLSFQATDNKGNSIPQQPGAPTPPVNNNIQPMANENLNGNSNGAPKDLKQAQPKPSVNMNNTPQQKTDKPKFRNKSIPDRPQNQ, from the coding sequence ATGAAAAAGAATATATTGTTCCTTTTAGTGATTTGCCTTGTTGCTTCCTGTGCTACCAAAACAAAGAAGCCGGAGCAGCGTTCCAAACTATTGAAAGGATTTTCCACATATTATAACACCCTGTTTAATGCTAAGGATGCCTTAAACAGTGAGTTTACAGCTAGAGATAAGGGACATAAGGACAATTTTTATGCTCCTTACATTCCTATTCTTACCTTTGAAGAACAGCCTTTAGGAAGTGACTTAGGACAATCAACTGCTTTTGCAGAGAATTCCATGAAAATGGCAGAAGTTGCCAACAGACCCTCCGGAAGAAATTCTGGAATTCCTAATATACCAAATATGCCAAGTAATCAGGGAAATACTTCTTCTAATCCTGATGGAGGAACGGCAACTAAAGGAGCAACAACTCTCGAAATTGCTGAAGCCAAGGCATTAAAAGCTATCAATAAATATTCTGTTACCAGAAACGGCGAGGAAAAAAACAAACAGATTTTTGATGCCTATATTATTCTTGCGCAGTCCAGAATTTATAGAAATAAACCGTTGGAAGCGATGGATGCACTTAATTATGTCTTCACTCATATGAAGGATGATAAAAGGATTCCATTGGCCAGAATTTATCAAGGGGTAGCTTATGATAAAATCAAAGACTACCACAGAGCCCATGAAACTTTTGCCAAGCTAAAGGGTGATGGAATCAATAAAACTTATTCCAAACTTTTAAGCATTTATTATGCTGAATCACTCTTGGATGCCGGAAAAAAGGAAGATGCTGCGAAAGAGCTTGATTTGGCTTTTGAGCTGAATTCCAATAGAAAGCTGAAGAGCAGAATTGCTTATTTGAGAGGTCAGGTTCTGGAAAATCTCGGACAAAACGATAAAGCAAGAGAAAGCTATACTGCAGCCTATAAGTATTCCAGTGATTTTGAATTTGAAGTAAAATCCCAAATTGCCATTGCCAAAACGTTCAATGGTAAAGGAGATTATAACGGAGCTAAAAACTATCTGGAAGGGATTAGTAAAAAAGGAACTTATTCTTCCAGAAAAAATGAATTTTACTATGCGTTAGGGCTTATGGCCAATAAAGCCGGAAAAAAGGATGAAGCACAGCAGTTTTTCAGAAAGTCTTTGTTTGAGAAGGTTTCTGATCCTCAGATTCGTGGATTGGCTTATTATGAGATAGGGAAAAGTTATCTTGAAAAGAATGATTATATTGGTGCGGGAACGTATTATGATTCAGCTCTTGCCGTAATGACTTATGAACCTTCAAAGATCTTACTACAGGATCAGTCTGCCTACATTAAAAAGATTTCTAAAAACTATTATCTGATCAAAAAGAATGACAGTATTCTTTCTTTAGCTAAGATGGATAATACACAACGAACAGAATTTTTCTCAAAATATATTGCCAAATTAAAGATTAAGGAGGAGAAAGAGGAACAGGAAAGAAGACGTGCAGAGCGAAACAAGGGATTTGATACCGGAGATTATAACGCCAATTCTATTTTTGCCAATAACAATTCTAATTCTTTTGAAGATTTTGGAGTAACAACGAAAGGTTTTTATTTCAACAATACAGGTACGGTAAGCAAAGGAACGTCTTCATTTAAACAGGTTTGGGGAGAAAGAGCTCTATCTGATAACTGGCGTTTTTCCAAGAAAATGGCTTCTATTGAGGATATGAAAAGTGAAGCGCTTGGGGTAACTACTGTTGCTAATCCGAGACGTTTTGAACCTGCTTATTACATTGAGCAGATTCCTACCGATCAGGGTAAACTGGCACTTCTTAAAAAGGACAGAGATACTGCATCTTTAGGCCTTGGGATTATGTATCAGAATTATTTTACCAATACTCCACTGGCCACGAAAACGTTGTATGACCTTGTAGATGTAAAACCGGAAGAAAAGGTAATGCTTCAGGCATTGTATGAGATTTTTGCCATGAATTATGAGAAAACTCCTCAGGCGGCTGAAAGAGCAAAACAAATTCTATTAGCTGATTATCCTTATACTTCATATGCTGAGTTTGCCCGAAATCCTAAAAACAATTCATTTGTAAAATCAACAGAGGATGTTGAAAATGAATACAAAAAAGCTTATGCGTTATATGAAGCTGAGAAATTCGGGGAAAGTAAAGAAGTTATTGACCAAACACTCCAAAAGTATCCGAAAGACGCATTAGTTCCGAAATTATACCTATTGAATGCTTTTAATACAGGAAAAGCCAGTGGGAAGGAAGTAATGATCTTACAGCTTGAACAGATTGCCTTAAACTACTCCAAAACTCCTGAAGGCATAAGAGCTAAAGAGATGCTGAATTATCTGAAAAGTGATCTCAGCTTCCAGGCAACTGATAATAAAGGGAATTCTATTCCCCAACAACCGGGGGCTCCTACTCCACCTGTAAACAACAATATTCAGCCAATGGCCAATGAGAACCTCAATGGAAACTCAAATGGAGCGCCGAAGGATCTTAAACAGGCACAACCAAAGCCTTCAGTGAATATGAACAACACACCTCAACAAAAAACTGATAAGCCAAAATTTAGAAATAAGAGTATTCCTGATAGGCCACAAAATCAATAA
- the lepA gene encoding translation elongation factor 4, whose amino-acid sequence MKNIRNFCIIAHIDHGKSTLADRLLEYTNTVTQRELQSQTLDDMDLEKERGITIKSHAIQMDYEYKGEKYILNLIDTPGHVDFSYEVSRSIAACEGALLIVDAAQSIQAQTISNLYLALENDLTIIPILNKIDLPSANPEEVTDEIMNLIGCEYEDVLRVSGKTGEGVHHLLEQIVERIPAPVGNPDGPLQALIFDSVYNPFRGIEAYFKVVNGSITKNEKIKFFATGKEYGADEVGTLKLKQVPKKTIQCGDVGYLVSGIKDAREVKVGDTITSFEKPADGPIDGFEEVKPMVFAGIYPIDSEDFEELRFSLEKLRLNDASLVFEPESSAALGFGFRCGFLGMLHMEIVQERLDREFNMNVITTVPNVSYFGYTKKEPEVPILINNPSEMMDPSTMDRVEEPFIKASIITKSDFIGAVMTLCIEKRGEIVNQSYLTSERVELIFNMPLAEVVFDFYDRLKSISKGYASFDYHPIGFRASKLVKMDILINGDMVDALSSLIHDSNAYYIGKRMCEKLRELIPRQQFDIAVQAALGTKVIARETIKALRKDVTAKCYGGDISRKRKLLEKQKEGKKKMKQIGRVEVPQSAFMAVLKLND is encoded by the coding sequence ATGAAAAACATACGAAATTTTTGCATAATCGCTCATATCGACCACGGTAAAAGTACCCTGGCAGACCGTCTTTTGGAGTACACGAATACCGTTACTCAAAGAGAATTACAGTCTCAGACGCTTGATGATATGGATTTGGAAAAGGAACGTGGGATTACGATTAAATCTCACGCGATCCAGATGGATTATGAATATAAAGGAGAAAAATATATTCTAAACCTGATTGATACACCGGGACACGTAGACTTTTCTTACGAAGTTTCCCGTTCTATTGCTGCCTGTGAAGGGGCGCTTCTTATTGTAGATGCTGCTCAGAGTATTCAGGCACAAACAATTAGTAACCTGTATTTAGCATTGGAAAATGATTTAACAATCATTCCGATTTTGAATAAAATTGACCTTCCGTCTGCTAATCCTGAAGAAGTAACTGATGAGATCATGAATCTTATCGGATGCGAATATGAAGATGTATTGAGAGTTTCAGGAAAAACAGGTGAAGGAGTTCATCATTTATTGGAGCAGATCGTTGAAAGAATCCCTGCACCGGTAGGAAATCCTGACGGACCACTTCAGGCCTTGATCTTTGACTCTGTTTACAACCCATTCAGAGGGATTGAAGCTTACTTCAAAGTAGTAAACGGTAGCATTACCAAAAATGAAAAGATTAAATTCTTTGCTACAGGAAAAGAATATGGAGCTGATGAGGTAGGTACCCTGAAATTGAAGCAGGTTCCAAAGAAAACCATTCAGTGTGGAGATGTAGGTTACCTTGTTTCAGGGATTAAAGATGCCCGTGAAGTAAAAGTAGGAGATACCATTACTTCTTTCGAGAAACCTGCTGATGGACCGATTGATGGATTTGAAGAAGTAAAACCAATGGTATTTGCTGGTATTTATCCAATTGATTCTGAGGATTTTGAAGAATTGAGATTCTCTCTTGAAAAATTAAGATTGAATGACGCTTCTTTGGTTTTTGAACCGGAAAGTTCAGCCGCTCTTGGTTTCGGTTTCCGTTGTGGATTCTTAGGAATGCTTCACATGGAAATTGTTCAGGAACGTTTGGATAGAGAGTTCAATATGAACGTAATTACTACAGTACCTAACGTATCATACTTCGGATATACTAAAAAAGAACCTGAAGTTCCGATTCTGATCAATAACCCATCTGAAATGATGGATCCTTCTACAATGGATAGAGTAGAAGAACCTTTCATTAAGGCTTCTATCATTACAAAATCTGACTTTATTGGAGCGGTAATGACTTTATGTATTGAAAAAAGAGGAGAGATCGTTAACCAAAGTTATTTAACATCGGAAAGAGTTGAATTAATTTTCAATATGCCTTTGGCTGAGGTTGTTTTCGATTTCTATGACAGACTGAAATCAATCTCTAAAGGATATGCATCATTCGATTACCACCCGATCGGATTTAGAGCTTCCAAGCTTGTAAAAATGGACATTCTGATCAACGGTGACATGGTAGATGCTCTTTCATCATTGATTCACGATAGTAATGCTTACTATATTGGTAAGAGAATGTGTGAAAAGCTTCGTGAGTTGATCCCAAGACAGCAGTTTGATATCGCTGTTCAGGCAGCATTAGGAACGAAGGTTATTGCAAGAGAAACCATCAAAGCCTTAAGAAAAGACGTTACCGCAAAATGTTACGGAGGGGATATTTCCAGAAAGCGTAAGCTATTGGAAAAGCAGAAAGAAGGTAAAAAGAAAATGAAACAGATCGGAAGAGTAGAAGTACCACAGTCTGCGTTTATGGCTGTATTAAAGCTTAATGACTAA
- a CDS encoding YraN family protein, producing MANHNDFGILAEELAADYLEKNGYKILARNFRFQKAEIDIIAEKDEFIIIVEVKARSTDAFILPQEAVTKTKIRSIVSAANHYLEEFNKQNEVRFDIISVLPDHNKNLTIDHIVDAFQAFDAN from the coding sequence ATGGCAAATCACAATGACTTCGGTATCTTAGCAGAAGAATTAGCAGCTGATTATTTGGAAAAAAACGGGTATAAAATTCTGGCCAGGAACTTCCGATTTCAGAAAGCAGAGATTGATATTATTGCTGAAAAGGATGAGTTCATTATCATTGTTGAGGTAAAAGCTAGATCCACCGATGCTTTTATATTGCCTCAGGAAGCGGTGACTAAAACCAAGATCAGATCCATTGTATCTGCAGCAAATCATTATCTGGAAGAATTCAATAAGCAGAATGAGGTGAGATTTGATATCATTTCTGTTTTGCCTGATCACAACAAAAATCTAACGATTGACCATATAGTTGATGCTTTTCAGGCATTTGATGCCAATTAA
- a CDS encoding DUF1579 domain-containing protein: MKNLLAIISLAFLCTACEKGKTKASDYSDKNDSATTSEWKPVDSATATKAWMDFATPGDMHKMLAKFDGNWTGSTSMWMDDSGKAATSTSECTNKMIFDGRYQVSNYKGNFMGMPFEGMSIMGYDNAKKKFVSTWIDNMGTGLMHAEGDWNPSKKSIDFKGKMTDPSRPGKECEVREVYIFTDDNNHTLEMYGPNPKTGKEMKTMEIKFTRKK, translated from the coding sequence ATGAAAAATTTACTAGCAATCATTTCTCTAGCTTTTTTATGTACAGCTTGTGAGAAAGGAAAAACAAAAGCTTCAGATTATTCTGATAAAAATGATTCTGCCACAACATCTGAATGGAAACCTGTAGATTCTGCCACAGCAACTAAGGCATGGATGGACTTTGCAACGCCTGGCGATATGCATAAAATGCTGGCGAAATTTGACGGAAACTGGACGGGTTCTACGAGTATGTGGATGGATGACAGTGGAAAGGCAGCTACCAGTACCTCTGAATGTACTAATAAAATGATCTTTGATGGACGTTATCAGGTAAGTAATTACAAAGGAAACTTCATGGGAATGCCATTTGAAGGAATGAGTATTATGGGATATGACAATGCCAAGAAAAAATTTGTAAGTACATGGATTGACAATATGGGAACAGGCCTAATGCATGCAGAAGGAGATTGGAACCCTAGTAAAAAATCAATTGATTTTAAGGGCAAAATGACGGATCCAAGCCGACCTGGAAAAGAATGTGAAGTAAGAGAAGTCTATATATTCACTGATGATAACAACCATACTTTAGAGATGTACGGACCTAATCCGAAAACAGGAAAGGAAATGAAAACAATGGAAATAAAATTCACCCGTAAAAAGTAA
- a CDS encoding Rossmann-like and DUF2520 domain-containing protein: MQIVIIGSGNVAYHMAKAFNLKGISLAQIFGRNEKELSKISEELNIPYSTEHLEDADLYIICVSDNSVGEVSTLITKNNCLVAHTSGSLPKETLNGQYRKASFYPLQTFSKSKELEYDKIPFFIEAENEEDTKILFELASRISKNVMESNHEKRKYIHLTAVFACNFVNHLFSRAKEISDSQEIPFDYFLPLIDETVQKIHEIDPKMAQTGPAVRNDLRVLELHEQLLQDEESLSIYKTMNHSIQKMYEL, translated from the coding sequence ATGCAAATTGTAATTATCGGTTCCGGAAATGTTGCGTATCACATGGCAAAAGCCTTCAACCTGAAAGGTATTTCCCTTGCTCAGATTTTTGGGCGGAACGAAAAAGAATTGAGTAAAATTTCTGAAGAACTGAATATTCCTTATTCTACGGAACATCTTGAAGATGCAGATCTTTATATCATCTGTGTAAGTGATAATTCTGTAGGAGAAGTCTCGACATTGATTACTAAAAATAACTGTCTGGTTGCCCATACTTCAGGTTCTCTTCCAAAGGAAACTTTGAACGGACAATACAGAAAGGCAAGTTTTTATCCGCTACAAACCTTTTCAAAATCCAAAGAACTTGAATACGACAAGATTCCGTTTTTCATTGAAGCTGAAAATGAAGAGGATACAAAAATACTCTTTGAACTGGCTTCGAGGATTTCGAAAAATGTGATGGAAAGCAATCATGAAAAAAGAAAGTACATTCACCTGACTGCAGTTTTTGCGTGCAATTTTGTGAATCATCTTTTTTCAAGAGCTAAGGAAATTTCGGATTCTCAGGAGATTCCATTTGATTATTTTTTACCCTTGATTGATGAAACGGTTCAGAAGATTCATGAGATAGATCCTAAAATGGCTCAAACGGGACCGGCTGTAAGAAATGATCTTAGGGTTTTAGAATTACATGAGCAATTATTACAAGACGAAGAAAGTCTTAGCATTTATAAGACAATGAATCATTCTATTCAAAAAATGTATGAGTTATAA